The nucleotide window ATGGTTCGGACCAATTCGCCACCGGAAATCCTTACGCCTGAGTAAGCGGTCGTTAACTGGTGACGCGATGCCCCCGATCGGGCATACTCACAGCGCAAGGCCGCTGATCAGCCGCTTCCGTGACCCGGAGGCGCGAGCATCGTCGGCGCCGAGCAGGACCCGGCGGGGCAGCCCCACCCAGGTGTGCGTTCGCCGATGTGCCCGACCAGGAGGAGAGCGTCGCCATGCCTGACCGCGCCCCGCAGCCGGTGGACCGGCAACTGCCCACGGACGAGGCCCGGGAGCTGATCTCGCTCGTCCGCGACATCGCGCAGCGTGAGATCGCCCCGCGCGCGGCCGAGGAGGAGGACGCCGGACGCTTCCCGCGCGAGGTCTTCACCCTGCTGTCGGAATCGGGACTGCTCGGACTGCCCTACGACTCCGAGTACGGCGGCGGGGACCAGCCGTACGAGGTCTACCTCCAGGTCCTCGAAGAACTCGCCGCGGCCCGCCTCACGGTGGGCCTCGGGGTCAGCGTGCACTCGCTCGCCTGCCACGCCCTCGCCGGCTACGGCACCAAGGAGCAGCAGGCGGAGCACCTTCCGGGCATGCTCGGCGGCGGCCTCCTGGGCGCCTACTGCCTCTCCGAGCCCTCGTCGGGGTCGGACGCGGCGTCGCTGCGCACGAAGGCCGTACGGGAGGGTGGGGACCCCTCCCTGCCGGGCGGAGCCGGCGGCGGAGGCGGCGGGGAGTGGGTGCTCAGCGGGACCAAGGCGTGGATCACCCATGGCGGCGTGGCCGACTTCTGCACCGTGCTCGCGCGCACCGGCGGCGAGGGGGCGCGGGGCATCACGGCGTTCCTGGTGCCCGGTGACGCCGAAGGGCTGAGCGCCGGGGCGCCCGAGAAGAAGATGGGCATGAAGGGCTCGCCCACCGCGCAGGTCCACCTCGACGGGGTGCGGGTCCCCGACGACCGGCGGATCGGCGAGGAGGGGCAGGGTTTCGCGATCGCCCTGTCCGCGCTGGACTCCGGACGGCTGGGCATCGCCGCGTGCGCCGTCGGCGTCGCACAGGCCGCGCTGGACGAGGCGGTCGCGTACGCCACGGGGCGCGAGCAGTTCGGCCGGCCGATCGCGGACTTCCAGGGCCTTCGCTTCATGCTGGCGGACATGGCGACCCGGATCGAGGCGGGGCGCTCGCTG belongs to Streptomyces sp. V3I8 and includes:
- a CDS encoding acyl-CoA dehydrogenase family protein, encoding MPDRAPQPVDRQLPTDEARELISLVRDIAQREIAPRAAEEEDAGRFPREVFTLLSESGLLGLPYDSEYGGGDQPYEVYLQVLEELAAARLTVGLGVSVHSLACHALAGYGTKEQQAEHLPGMLGGGLLGAYCLSEPSSGSDAASLRTKAVREGGDPSLPGGAGGGGGGEWVLSGTKAWITHGGVADFCTVLARTGGEGARGITAFLVPGDAEGLSAGAPEKKMGMKGSPTAQVHLDGVRVPDDRRIGEEGQGFAIALSALDSGRLGIAACAVGVAQAALDEAVAYATGREQFGRPIADFQGLRFMLADMATRIEAGRSLYLTAARLRDAGRPFARQAAMAKLFCTDTAMQVTVDAVQVLGGYGYTADFAVERYMREAKVLQIVEGTNQIQRMVIARHLVGPESR